GACCTTCAGGCCGATCATGGTGAAGTGGCCGTTCGAGAAGCGCAGCGCCGGATCGCGGGTGGTGGTGAAGGTGAACAGTCGGTCGGTCCAGTGATGGACGCTCAACACACGTTCTTCGCTGAATGCACTCATAGGAATCAGGAATGTTTGTGGACGAAAAAACGCGCACGGATCGGGTGCGCGGTGACGCGGAGCCGAACACCGTCAGTCTGCCGCAACCCTCCGATTGTCGGCGACACCTGAGAAAACACCATTGCAAGCATCGGGTCTGTTTGCTACATTGACTTCATGTAGTGATCACAACATGAATTTGTAGTGAATGCTACACAAAGAGAAGTTCCAGCACAAGAGAGCCCTCCGGCACTTTTGTTGCACCCCCGCCGCCACGATTTCCACGAGAAGCCCGCGATGACCGAACACACCAAGACAGACGGATTGCCCGGCATGGACCTGCCGCTGCCGCCGGAGGCCACGGGCCGCTCGCCCCTGCGCAACGAGCGCATGAGTGCGGCCAAGGTCGAATGCAACGCCTGCCCCGTGCTGTGCCAGATCTCCGAGGGCCGCACCGGCGCCTGCGACCGCTATGCCAACCGCGATGGCGTGCTGGTACGCGTCGACCCGGTGCTGCTGCTGCGCCGCCAGCTGGCCAGCGAATCGCCGGCGCTGGTGCCGTTCGCGCGCCCCGCTGCCGAGCCGGCGGCACCCGGCGCCGAGCCCGACTGGAGCGGCGATCTCCTCCACGCCGACCAGGTCTTCGTGACAGGCGTGGGCTCCTCCACCACCTACCCCGACTACAAGCCCGCGCCCTTCATCGTGGCCTCCAAGGCCCAGGGCGTGGACATGGTGACGGTGGTGACCGAGGGCATCTTCAGCTACTGCAGCTTCAAGGTGAAGATCGACACCGACCGCTTCCTCGGCGCCGAGCAGGCCAATGTGCGCTACCGCGGCGAGGTGGTGGGCCATGTCACCACCGCCGAGTACGGCTCGCAGATGCTCTCGCTCGGCGGTGTGCACCACCTCACCGGCGGCAGCAAGAAGGAAGGCCGGATGACGGCCGAGGTGATGCAGCTCCTGGGCAACAAGAAGGCGGTCGAATGCGTGATCGACGGCGGGGCCAGCATGTTGATCCAGGCCGGCCGCGCGCCGATCGTCAACGGCGTCGAGGAACAGCGCATGCGCGTGGGCTGCGGCTCGGCCGCGATCGGCATCTTCGCGCGCCAGCTCTTCGGCCAGGCCGACGAGGTGGTGGTGGTCGACGACCACATCACCGGCGTGCTCACCGAGCACCAGGCCGGGCGCTGCCTCGACATGGTGCCCTCGGGCATCCAGATGCGCGGACGCAAGTCCACGCCCGGGCGCTATTTCCAGGTGGCCAATCCGGGCAACGGCTGGGGCGGCACCGACATCGACGACCCGCTCTCGATCATCGAGGGCTGGGAGGAGGGCGTGGCCAAGCCGGGCCTGCGCCTGCTGATGACATCCACCACCGGCGAGCATGCGCAGTGGTACGTGCTGGACGACGAGCTCAAGCCAGTCGAGCAGCAGATGCCCGCCGAGGTGCGCCGCGTCGTCGAGCGCATCGGCGAGAACTGCGAGCCCTCGCTGTGCAGCGTGCTCTTCCTCGGTGGCGCCGGCGGGTCCCTGCGCGCCGGCGTGACCGAGAACCCGGTGCTGCTCACCCGTGCCATCAAGCGCGCGCTGGTCAACGTGACCTGCGGCGGCGCGCCGGCCTATGTGTGGCCGGGCGGCGGCATCACGGTGATGGCCGATGTGCTGCGCATGCCCGACAACAGCTTCGGCACCGTGCCCACGCCGGCCATCGTGGCGCCCATCGAGTTCAGCATGCGGCGCGAGGACTACGCGGCGCTCGGCGGCCACATGGAGCATGTGTTCTCGCTCGAGCAGGCGCTGGCGCGCGGCGCGTGGCAGAACGACGGCGCACCGCTGGCGCGCCAATGGCGTCGCATGGACGATGCCAACCCGTGGCCGCTCGGCCATCCGCCGATGCTGGGTTGAGGCGCCATGTTGACCCCCTGGCTGCTCCCGTGCCTTGCCTTGGCCCTCGCCCTGGCGCTGACGGCATGCGCGAACACGGCGCCGCCGCAGCAGGGCGGTGGTGCCTCGTCCTCACGCGGAGTGCAGCTCAACAACCGGGGCCATGCGCTGGCGGGCCAGGGGCAGCATGCCGAGGCCGTGGTCTTGTACCGCGAGGCCCTGCCCATGCTGCCCGCCGATGGGGCGAGCGCCGCCAACCGCGCCGCCACGCTCAACAATCTCGGGGCATCGCTGGCGACGCTCGGCGCGCTGGCGGAGGCACACCAGGCATTTTCCGAGGCGCTGCAGATCCGCGAGCGCCTGTTCGGCCCGCTGGCAGCGCCGACGCTGCTGTCGCGCCACAACCTCGGCGTGGTGCTGGGCCGGCTCGGCCAGGCACAGCCTGCCTGCGAGCAGGCACGCCAGGCCTGGCGCGGCCGCGTGCAGACGCTGGGCGCCGGACATCCCGATACGCTGGCGAGCCGCGCGAGCGTGCAATCGCTGGCCGGCTGCGCACTCGCATGAATGGCGCACAACGTCAGCCGATCGGCGGCGGCCGATGGCACCTGAACCACGGCCCGATCGACATCGTGGCCGAGGCGCATGGCAACGAGGTCGAGGTCGCCGTCGCGCACGAGCTCGCATGGCGGCGCTTCGGCACAGTGCTCGACGAACTGGTGGCCGAACTGCGCCTGCTGCGCCAGCCCGTGGGCGAGGCATGCGCGCTGCAGGGCCCGATCGCACGCCGCATGTGGGAGGCTTGCGCGCCATTCCGCGCCGGCTTCATCACGCCGATGGCCGCGGTGGCGGGTGCCGTCGCCCAGGAGCTCGTGGCCTGCTATCAGCGCGAAGGCATCGAGCGCGCCTGGATCAACAACGGCGGCGACATCGCGTTGCACCTCGTGCCCGGCCAGTCTGCGCGCGTCGGGCTCTTCGCTGACCTGGCGCGCTTCGACATTCGCGAATGCGGGCTGCTCACCACCGACGGCCAGTTCGAGCTGCGCGCCGAGACGCCCGTGCGCGGCGTCGCCACCAGCGGCTGGCGCGGGCGCAGCTTCTCGCGGGGCATCGCCGACAGCGTGACCGTGCTCGCGGCGACGGCGGCGCAGGCCGATGCGGCCGCCACGGTGATCGCCAATGCGGTCGATGTGGAAGACGCGGGGATCCATCGCCGCCCCGCCAGCGAATGCAAGGACGACAGCGACCTCGGCGACATTCCGGTCACGGTGGATGTCGAGGCACTCGCGCCCGCGCAGGTGCAGCGCGCACTGGAGGCGGGCGCGGCCCGTGCCGCCGAACTGCAGCGTGCGGGGCTGATCGGCTCCGCCATGCTCGTTTGCCAGGGGCAGTGGCGGCTGGTGGAGCCCTTAAGCTCGCAGGCATCCGGCATGTTCGCGCTCGGGAATTCACCGCAGGCCGCTGCAGTTGGTTCAGTATTTGCTTAACGAAAAGCAGGATTTGTTTTCATGATCGATATACGCCGTGTCTTCACTCAGGTCGAGTACATCCACCACGAATTCGGCCCGCGCGCCGCGACGCCGCTGGTGCGCGGCGCCATCGGCGCGGTACTGACCAATCCCTTCGCCGGCCGTTACGAGCCCGACATCCTGCCGATGATGGCCCTGCTCGATCCGGTGGGCGTGGACATGGCGCACCGCCTGCACGGCGCGATGGACGTCCCGCTCGATCGCATCGCGACCTACGGCAAGGGCGCCATCGTCGGCGCCGCCGGAGAGCTCGAGCATGGCGCGCTGTGGCATGTGCCGGGCGGCTACGCGATGCGCGAGCTGCTGGGCTGGAAGGGCGACCGCGCGGCCTACGCCGCCGGCACCGTGGACGAGAAGAAGACCGGCCAGCCGGGCAACGCGCTGTCGATCGTGCCTTCGACCAAGAAGGTGGGGCCGCCCGGCGCGACCCTGGACGTGCCGCTCACGAACATCAATGCCAGCTACGTGCGTGGCCAGTTCGATGCGATCGAGGTCCGCGTGCCGGGTGCGCCCGCTGCCGACGAGATCGTCTTCATCCTCGCGATGAGCACGGGCTACCGCGTGCACGAGCGTGTCGGCGGCCTTCGCGCCGAGAACATCGCCAAGTGGGATGGACTGCGCTGAGGCGCACCGCCCTTCACCCAGAGACAAAAGGAAAGAACCATGAGCGCCAACATCCGCAAGCTCGTCGTGCAGATCGACGAAACCCGCAAGGAAATGGGAAAGACGATCGAGCCGCCCACGCGTCGCGCCGTCGCCATCGCGGTGATCGAGAACCCGTACGCGGGCCGCTACAGCGAATCGCTCGACGAGCTGATCGCGATCGGGGAGGAGCTCGGCGCGCTGCTGGGCCAGAAGGCCGTCAAGGCGCTGGGCATCGAGCCCGGCCAGGCGCAGAGCTACGGCAAGGCTGCGATCGTCGGCGAGAGCGGCGAGCCGGAGCATGCGGCGGCGATCCTGCACCCCAAGCTCGGCGCGCCTTTGCGCGTGGCGGTGGAGAAGGGCGCGGCGCTGGTGCCTTCGGCGAAAAAGCGCGGCACCCTCGGCACCGCCATCGACGTGCCGCTGGGCCACAAGGACGCGGCCTTTGTTCGCAGCCATTTCGACGCGGTCGAGGCACGCGTGTCCGATGCACCGCGCGCCAACGAGATCGTGGTCGCGGTCGCCGTGACCGACAGCGGCCGTCCGCTGCCGCGCATCGGCGGGCTGCAGGTCTCCGAGATCAAGGGTGAGGATGGGCTCCGCTGAGCCTCACTGCCACCTGTCACATCCCATCAACCATTCCAACGAGGAGTTCTCCATGACCATGCGTTTCGCGTTCAGCGCGGTGTCGATTGCCGCTCTCACCCTCGCACTGATTCCCGCCGCGCAAGCGCAGGGCGTGATCAAGATCGGCGAGATCAACAGCTACAAGGCCCAGCCTGCCTTCCTCGAGCCCTACAAGAAGGGCATGGAGCTGGCGGTCGACGAGATCAACGCCGCGGGCGGAGTCAACGGCAAGAAGATCGAGCTCATCACGCGCGACGACAACGCCAATCCCGGCGACGCGGTGCGCGTGGCCGAGGAGCTGGTCTCGCGCGAGAAGGTCGACATGCTCGCGGGCACCTTCCTGTCGAACACCGGCCTGGCGGTCACCGATTTCGCCAAGCAGAAGAAGTTCTTCTTCCTGGCCGGCGAGCCGCTCACCGACAAGATCACCTGGCAGGGCGGCAACCAGTACACCTTCCGCCTGCGCCCCGGCACCTACATGCAGGCCGCGATGCTGGTGCCCGAGGCCGCCAAGCTCAAGAAGAAGCGCTGGGCGGTGGTCTACCCCAATTACGAGTACGGCCAGTCGGCCGTGGCGGCCTTCAAGAACCTGATGAAGGCGGCGCAACCCGACGTGGAGTTCGTGGCCGAGCAGGCCACGCCGCTCGGCAAGGTCGACGCTGGTAGCGTGGTGCAGGCGTTGGCCGACGCCAAGCCCGACGCGATCTTCAACGTGCTCTTCGGCGCCGACCTCTCGAAGTTCGTGCGCGAGGGCAACACGCGCGGCCTGTTCAAGGACCGCGAGGTGGTCAGCGTGCTGACCGGCGAGCCCGAGTACATGGACCCGCTGAAGGACGAGGCGCCCAACGGCTGGATCGTGACCGGCTATCCGTGGTACGGCATCACCACGCCCGAGCACAAGAAGTTCGAGCAGGCCTACCAGGCCAAGTTCAAGGACTACCCGCGCCTGGGCTCGGTGGTGGGCTACAGCATGATCAAGTCGGCCGCCGCGGGCATTGCCAAGGCCAAAAGCACCGACACCGACAAGCTGGTCGCGGCCTTCAAGGGCCTGCAGGTCGACACGCCCTTCGGCAAGATCAGCTACCGCCCGGAAGACCACCAGTCGACCATGGGCGCGTTCGTGGGCCGCACCAAGAACGAGGGCGGCAAGGGCGTGATGGTCAACTACGTGTACCTCGATGGCGCCGACCCCAAGTACCAGCCGCCGGTCGAAGAGCTGAAGAAGTCCCGCGCCAACGACTGAGCCGGAGCGACGAGTCATGAGTTTTTCAGGTTTCATCGTCCAGCTGCTCAACGGGCTGGCGAGCGCATCCTCGCTGTTCCTGGTGGCGGCGGGGTTGTCGCTGATCTTCGGCGTCACGCGGATCGTGAATTTCGCGCATGGCTCGTTCTTCATGGTGGGCATCTACATCGCCTACACGCTGGTCGAGCGGCTGGGTACCGGCTTCGGCTTCTGGCCCTCGCTGGTGTTGGCGGCCCTGGCCGTGGGCGTGCTCGGCGCGTTGATCGAAGTGGTGCTGCTGCGCCGCATCTACAAGGCACCCGAGCTCTTCCAGCTGCTGGCGACCTTCGCGCTGGTGCTGGTGATCAAGGATGCGGTGCTGTGGCTCTGGGGCCCGGACGAGCTGCTGGGTCCGCGTGCGCCCGGACTCTCCGGCTCGGTGACGCTCCTCGGGCGCCAGTTCCCGTCCTATGACCTGTTCCTGATCGTGGTCGGCCCGGTGGTGCTGGGCCTGGTGTGGATGCTGCTCACGCGCACCCGCTTCGGCACCCTGGTGCGTGCCGCCACGCAGGACCGCGAGATGGTCAGCGCGCTGGGCGTCAACCAGGCCTGGCTCTTCACTGCCGTGTTCGCGCTCGGCGCGATGCTCGCGGGCCTGGGCGGCGCGCTGCAGCTGCCGCGCGAGCCCGCCACGCTGGAGATGGACCTCAACACCATCGGCGCCGCCTTCGTGGTGGTGGTGGTGGGCGGCATGGGGTCGATCCCGGGCGCCTACGCCGCCGCGCTGCTGATCGCCGAGATCAAGGCGATCTGCATCTGGCTGGGCGTGGTCGATGTCTTCGGCCTCAGCGTCTCCTTCTCCAAGCTCACGCTGGTGGTGGACTTCCTCGTGATGGCCGCGGTGCTGGTGTGGCGCCCTTGGGGGCTGTTCGGCCGGCCGCAGGCGCCCAGCCGCTACGTGGGCATGCAGGAGGAGCCGTTGCGCCGCCCGAGCAAGACCTACCTGGTGGCCGCCGCCATCTTCGGCCTGGTGCTGGCAGCCTTGCCGGTCTTCACGGCCGACTCGCCGTACACGATGGTGTTGATGATCGACCTGATGATCGCCGCGCTCTTCGCCACCAGCCTGCACTTCATCATGGGCCCGGCCGGCATGCACTCCTTCGGGCACGCGGCCTACTTCGGGCTCGGCGCGTACGGCGCCGCGCTGCTGGTGCGGGCGAGCGGCATGCCGATGGAGCTGGCGCTCGTCGTCGCGCCACTGGCGGCTGCGGCCGGCGCCTTCGTCTACGGCTGGTTCGCGGTGCGGCTGTCGGGCGTGTACCTGGCGATGCTGACCCTGGCCTTCGCGCAGATCACCTGGGCCATCACCTACCAGTGGGACAGCTTCACCGGCGGGAGCAACGGGCTCACGGGTGTGTGGCCGGCGGAGTGGCTTTCGGACAAGCGCGTGTACTACTGGCTCACGCTCGCGCTCGTGGCCCTCGGCGTGCTGTGGCTGCGCCGCGTCCTGTTCTCGCCCTTCGGCTATGCGCTGCGCGCGGGTCGCGACTCGACGCTGCGCGCGGACGCGATCGGCATCGACGTCAAGCGCATGCAGTGGGCGGCCTTCGTGATCGCGGGCACGGCGGCGGGGCTGGCCGGGGCGCTCTATGCGTTCTCCAAGGGCAGCATCTCGCCGGAGTCGCTGAGCGTGGGCAAGTCGGTGGATGGGCTGGTAATGGTGCTGCTGGGCGGCATCCAGACGCTCGCGGGGCCGGTCGTGGGGGCCGTCACCTTCACCTGGCTGCATGACACGGTGGCGCGCAATACCGACTACTGGCGGGCGATGCTGGGGGGGATCATCCTGCTGCTGGTTCTGCTGTTCCCGCAGGGGATCGCTGGGTTTGCGAAGCAGCTCTTCGATCGGAAGCGGCATGCGAAGGATTCCGGGGAGCTGAAGGAGGCGAAGGCATGATTGCCTCGGGCTTCGATTTGGGTTGGGGTAAGGGCGTCCGTTCGTTTGATTTCATGCGTTGCGCTTGTTCCGAGGCCGGAGCCGGGAGTTCGCCCCGGCGGGCGAGTCACTTTCTTTGTCTCGCCAAAGAAAGTAACCAAAGAAAGGCGACCCCACTGCGCGCGTCCCTCCGCTTCGCTGCGGGCAACCTGCGGTGCTCGCTTCAGGCGGGGTCCGCGCAAACTCGCTTCGCTCAAACACGCGCGGCCCTTGATTCGCCTGAAGCTGCGCTCCTCGGCACGCGCAGAGGGGATATGGGACGGGCCATTGCTTCG
Above is a window of Variovorax sp. RA8 DNA encoding:
- a CDS encoding ABC transporter permease, with the protein product MSFSGFIVQLLNGLASASSLFLVAAGLSLIFGVTRIVNFAHGSFFMVGIYIAYTLVERLGTGFGFWPSLVLAALAVGVLGALIEVVLLRRIYKAPELFQLLATFALVLVIKDAVLWLWGPDELLGPRAPGLSGSVTLLGRQFPSYDLFLIVVGPVVLGLVWMLLTRTRFGTLVRAATQDREMVSALGVNQAWLFTAVFALGAMLAGLGGALQLPREPATLEMDLNTIGAAFVVVVVGGMGSIPGAYAAALLIAEIKAICIWLGVVDVFGLSVSFSKLTLVVDFLVMAAVLVWRPWGLFGRPQAPSRYVGMQEEPLRRPSKTYLVAAAIFGLVLAALPVFTADSPYTMVLMIDLMIAALFATSLHFIMGPAGMHSFGHAAYFGLGAYGAALLVRASGMPMELALVVAPLAAAAGAFVYGWFAVRLSGVYLAMLTLAFAQITWAITYQWDSFTGGSNGLTGVWPAEWLSDKRVYYWLTLALVALGVLWLRRVLFSPFGYALRAGRDSTLRADAIGIDVKRMQWAAFVIAGTAAGLAGALYAFSKGSISPESLSVGKSVDGLVMVLLGGIQTLAGPVVGAVTFTWLHDTVARNTDYWRAMLGGIILLLVLLFPQGIAGFAKQLFDRKRHAKDSGELKEAKA
- a CDS encoding amino acid synthesis family protein; this encodes MIDIRRVFTQVEYIHHEFGPRAATPLVRGAIGAVLTNPFAGRYEPDILPMMALLDPVGVDMAHRLHGAMDVPLDRIATYGKGAIVGAAGELEHGALWHVPGGYAMRELLGWKGDRAAYAAGTVDEKKTGQPGNALSIVPSTKKVGPPGATLDVPLTNINASYVRGQFDAIEVRVPGAPAADEIVFILAMSTGYRVHERVGGLRAENIAKWDGLR
- a CDS encoding amino acid synthesis family protein, which gives rise to MSANIRKLVVQIDETRKEMGKTIEPPTRRAVAIAVIENPYAGRYSESLDELIAIGEELGALLGQKAVKALGIEPGQAQSYGKAAIVGESGEPEHAAAILHPKLGAPLRVAVEKGAALVPSAKKRGTLGTAIDVPLGHKDAAFVRSHFDAVEARVSDAPRANEIVVAVAVTDSGRPLPRIGGLQVSEIKGEDGLR
- a CDS encoding tetratricopeptide repeat protein; translation: MLTPWLLPCLALALALALTACANTAPPQQGGGASSSRGVQLNNRGHALAGQGQHAEAVVLYREALPMLPADGASAANRAATLNNLGASLATLGALAEAHQAFSEALQIRERLFGPLAAPTLLSRHNLGVVLGRLGQAQPACEQARQAWRGRVQTLGAGHPDTLASRASVQSLAGCALA
- a CDS encoding ABC transporter substrate-binding protein, translating into MTMRFAFSAVSIAALTLALIPAAQAQGVIKIGEINSYKAQPAFLEPYKKGMELAVDEINAAGGVNGKKIELITRDDNANPGDAVRVAEELVSREKVDMLAGTFLSNTGLAVTDFAKQKKFFFLAGEPLTDKITWQGGNQYTFRLRPGTYMQAAMLVPEAAKLKKKRWAVVYPNYEYGQSAVAAFKNLMKAAQPDVEFVAEQATPLGKVDAGSVVQALADAKPDAIFNVLFGADLSKFVREGNTRGLFKDREVVSVLTGEPEYMDPLKDEAPNGWIVTGYPWYGITTPEHKKFEQAYQAKFKDYPRLGSVVGYSMIKSAAAGIAKAKSTDTDKLVAAFKGLQVDTPFGKISYRPEDHQSTMGAFVGRTKNEGGKGVMVNYVYLDGADPKYQPPVEELKKSRAND
- a CDS encoding 6-hydroxynicotinate reductase, with the translated sequence MTEHTKTDGLPGMDLPLPPEATGRSPLRNERMSAAKVECNACPVLCQISEGRTGACDRYANRDGVLVRVDPVLLLRRQLASESPALVPFARPAAEPAAPGAEPDWSGDLLHADQVFVTGVGSSTTYPDYKPAPFIVASKAQGVDMVTVVTEGIFSYCSFKVKIDTDRFLGAEQANVRYRGEVVGHVTTAEYGSQMLSLGGVHHLTGGSKKEGRMTAEVMQLLGNKKAVECVIDGGASMLIQAGRAPIVNGVEEQRMRVGCGSAAIGIFARQLFGQADEVVVVDDHITGVLTEHQAGRCLDMVPSGIQMRGRKSTPGRYFQVANPGNGWGGTDIDDPLSIIEGWEEGVAKPGLRLLMTSTTGEHAQWYVLDDELKPVEQQMPAEVRRVVERIGENCEPSLCSVLFLGGAGGSLRAGVTENPVLLTRAIKRALVNVTCGGAPAYVWPGGGITVMADVLRMPDNSFGTVPTPAIVAPIEFSMRREDYAALGGHMEHVFSLEQALARGAWQNDGAPLARQWRRMDDANPWPLGHPPMLG
- a CDS encoding UPF0280 family protein, producing MNGAQRQPIGGGRWHLNHGPIDIVAEAHGNEVEVAVAHELAWRRFGTVLDELVAELRLLRQPVGEACALQGPIARRMWEACAPFRAGFITPMAAVAGAVAQELVACYQREGIERAWINNGGDIALHLVPGQSARVGLFADLARFDIRECGLLTTDGQFELRAETPVRGVATSGWRGRSFSRGIADSVTVLAATAAQADAAATVIANAVDVEDAGIHRRPASECKDDSDLGDIPVTVDVEALAPAQVQRALEAGAARAAELQRAGLIGSAMLVCQGQWRLVEPLSSQASGMFALGNSPQAAAVGSVFA